One Oncorhynchus keta strain PuntledgeMale-10-30-2019 chromosome 34, Oket_V2, whole genome shotgun sequence genomic window, GAGTTGATGATTGAATGGCTCAATCAGTTGGTGCTCGATTGTTTAGGTCTAAATTCTAATGGGAGAAGACATGCCTCTTTGACCTGCATGGTCCATCACTGGTCAATCACACGTCCCAAAGACGGCCATGTAACCTTACAAACATCATGGTACGTCCCAACTGGCAATCTACTCCtattgtcaaaagtagtgcactatatagggaatggggtggcTATCGAGATACATCCCGTGTTAATTACTTGAGGCATGTTAGACGAGGCATGTTGAAGCTTCCCTTTCTGAAAGTTAAAGAAGGAGAATCCAGCTAATGGATTTAGTAGTGTCAGTGGCAAGTGAACATTCAGAGCCATGAGAATTGCTGAGCAAATATTCCCCAGACCCAGATAATCCATGTAATTTCTCCCTCTCGTTCTTTCTGTTTTATGATAATTCCACGCAGAGATATGGAGAAAGCAGAGTGAAATGACTTTCTCTAAagtaatctctctttctctctctatccagcatgTCTGCATATTTAGCGGCTCACTGCAAAGTAACCACAATCTTTTGTGTGGTTTTCTGGACCTAATCTGTAAAATTCCTAGACCGAGCTAATCCTCCAACAGCATGTCGGGAAGAGAAAGGCAAACAAGCCCTGTGGATGCTGAGTTGACAGTCTGATCTGTACAAGGCGGTCTCACCTTAGACTGGACACAGACAGTAGCCTCATTTGGGACGCGGGATTCTCATATCACTGACTAGCTTGCTCAACAACTACAGTAGTCGGCTGTAACTGACTTTTAACCCACTATTATACCTTTGCTTCTTCAAGGAGATATCAATGTCACTCTGTTAGCTACATCAGGGTCTGCTGAAACTGCTGGTGAGAGTTAGTCTAGTCTGTCTCCCCGACAACTATATGTCATGTGGGATGATCATTGACAGGGATGTAATCATACTGAAGTGGACATGATATGGGTTGTGGTTGCAGAGATCAGATGAATGCTCACCATCGTTCCAAAAAAAGGCTGTTTGGTATCACATTCACTGCTGATAATGAACACTATGGTGTGCACTGTAAAAGTAaatgatggtgatgaggaggaggatgaagatggggaagataaggaggaggaagaggatgaggcgGGGCCTATGCATTCTGACTGTAAACTATGATCATCTAAAATGTTGCAACACTattattacacagttattactACAAAGATGTCTTCAAGTTGCAAGTAGCTGTAAAACTGAGGTTAGGACACATTTAGTCCACACTGGTGAGTAACAGGAGTAAAACACAATGACAGAGAAGGTGACATTTCCGTGAATACAACTGAGAATCAACAAGCTGCACAAGTTGCTAGCTGCATGCTGCTACCTTATTGTCAGCCAGTCTCTTACCTCCAAAAAGGTGAGGCGAAAGGTGTGCTGGTAATGATCCAATCAACAACCGGGGACCCCCTTGCCCCCCCCAGCTggacctgtccctgtccctctctgcctcctccggTGTGCTGCTGCCAGACTCCTGTGAGCTGTAGGCTCCACTGCTGTTGGGGATGTTGATGCCTGACTGGGGTCTTGGCCCTGACCCTCCAGAACTGCCTCCCACGGACCTCGTCCTGGGGCCAATGTGTTGACTGGAGGTCGCTGTGGTTCCCGAGGCCCCGTGAGCCGACTGGCCGTACGAGTGATAGCTCATTGCCATGGCTGCAGTCCTACCGTTCCCATTGCTGGTAGTAGAGGTGCTAGAAGGTAGATCCGAGCCCGAGTAAGCCCTGGTCCGTCCGTTAGCGGCTGGGCTGCTCTGTTTAGCCCCCATGTCGGTCGCTGGTGCCAATACACGTCCACAGATTTACCCTGGAGTATTAAAGGGCTCGTGCAGCACGGCGGCGGTCAGTGAGTGTACCACATTTAAAACGCAAAGCGACACGTACACGACCACCCAGTCCAGGACAGTGATTACAATTTCAATAAATAAAAGTAACTGACAGCGATTCAAAACAGCGGGTTGGAAAGCTGTCCTTATGATGCGCTAAAAACAAAGTAAATACGCATGACATTAAAACTTTGCGACGAGTTCTGAACATGTCACGACCATAATCCAGAATAAGTAGTTGTTGCCATTTTGCAGTTCGAATCTTTCCTCGTCCCGGCTTTTTTGTTTTGGATTAATATGCTTTGGCTGTTGATATCTGAATATTGACTGTCCGCCATACGCCCTCTCTACGAAAGTGAAGAGCCACGCTCCCCACGCTTCCTTGTTAGCCGACCGCAGGCAGTCACAGTGAAACTATTATAATGTAGGAGgaagtgatggagggaaggagatgacAGAAACAGCAGAGCAAAAACGACAATTGCGGGGACGGGGCTCCGTGCGCACAGCACTGAGCACTGACTTGGTTGCGGAGTGAGTCGAGTTTGGAGGCGGATCCTCTGTCTTTGTGCGTCAGGTTACGTCAGCACCAGCAGTGCACAAGCCAAGCGACATCAATAACAAGAGCAAGCCTCACTCAGTAGTGGCAAGTCTGGCCAATAGGATCAAGGACGGTGGGAAAGGACTGAGGCCACTTTCAGTATCTGTTAAATGATATGCATTTGTTGCTGGAAACGAGCGACAAATACATCGAGGCAAACCTGCAAACTCAGTTATGGTTCAGAGCATAATAAACCATAGCCTCTAGGAATAAAATGATAAAATACAGTTTCAAGAATCCATTCACATGCAGGACGTTAAATACTTTTAGGTGACATTTATTGCATAGGCCTACACCCATACTTATCTAGAATAGTAGGTCAGATGGAACCCAGTTAAGACATGACTCTCATTTAAACTACAAAGGGTTAATCCAGGATCAAAATAACCTATTTCACAACATTTTGCATATCATTGTCTGGAACACGTAAAACattatacaatgtttcaatttgtTGATGATGTCACAATGACGAAGATGATGTCACATATTTCTTGTTGATTCATATTTGGGTCTATTCAATGAAGTACACTCACAGCCATTTAAAACAAAACATTACACATAATCAACATTATTGCAAGCACATATTTTGAAAACTAAAATCCCAGTGTCTACATGCATAGAGAATGGTGCAATATGCTAATTGTCTCTGCTTTATTCAAATGTATCACTGACTGTATTGCTATCTGAATGCTGCTATTGCTGGTAATATGGAGAGaatactgacagagagagagagagcgcgcacTGATATGTTTTGCTtgttcgaatccccaagccgacTATGTGAAAAATTTGTCGATGTGCTTAACCCTATTtgctggataagagcgtctactaaAAGGTAAATAATTGTTTTGgcccatgtacagtaccagtcaagggtttttcttttatttagactattttatacattgtagaataatagtgaagatatcaaaactatgaaattacctTTTGACTTGATAAAATAAATATTATGAGACATTATTTGTGACATTCTCGACATAGAAACATTGTACTTTTCTTTCTCAAATTGTTTGAAATTGGACTACATGATCTTATGCTAGAGACAGGGTATTGAACATACTCTTGGGTTCATcattcaatcaatcacatttgaATGGAGAGCTTATACCTATGGAACATGCCATGGATGCtgaaactagctctcacagtcagaat contains:
- the LOC118372607 gene encoding E3 ubiquitin-protein ligase znrf2-like isoform X1, which encodes MGAKQSSPAANGRTRAYSGSDLPSSTSTTSNGNGRTAAMAMSYHSYGQSAHGASGTTATSSQHIGPRTRSVGGSSGGSGPRPQSGINIPNSSGAYSSQESGSSTPEEAERDRDRSSWGGQGGPRLLIGSLPAHLSPHLFGGFMCPVCSKFVSTDEMDLHIVMCLTKPRVTYNEDVLSKDAGECAICLEELVQGDTIARLPCLCIYHKGCIDEWFEVNRSCPEHPSD
- the LOC118372607 gene encoding E3 ubiquitin-protein ligase znrf2-like isoform X2; the encoded protein is MGAKQSSPAANGRTRAYSGSDLPSSTSTTSNGNGRTAAMAMSYHSYGQSAHGASGTTATSSQHIGPRTRSVGGSSGGSGPRPQSGINIPNSSGAYSSQESGSSTPEEAERDRDRSSWGGQGGPRLLIGSLPAHLSPHLFGEDVLSKDAGECAICLEELVQGDTIARLPCLCIYHKGCIDEWFEVNRSCPEHPSD